DNA sequence from the Desulfolucanica intricata genome:
GGCGATGCCAACCCGCTGTCGCTGGCCGCCGCTCAACTGAGATGGGTAGCGCTCCCGCATTTCCCAGAGTCCCAGCTCAGTTAGTACCTGCCGGGCCCGGGAAAAGCTTTGCTCTCGGTTTTCCCCCCTGATTTCCAAGCCCAATAAAACATTTTTAAAAACTGTTTTCCAGGGCAGCAGCCCATAATCCTGCAAAATAAGGGCCGTTTGCTTTCGACCCGGTGCTACCGGGAGCCCGTTTACCAGCACTGTTCCGGTGAAATTTTTCTTTAAACCAGACAATATATATAGCAAGGTTGATTTACCGCAGCCTGAAGGACCAATCAGGGCACAGGTAGTGCCCCGGGGAATTGTAAAGGAAACATCCCGCAGGGCCGGCACCTCTTTTTTTTGCTGTTGATAACTGACTGAAAGTCCATTTACCTCGACCATGAACTTGTTTTTTGCATAATTTATCACTTACTGATTACCCGCCTATCTACTAAATCATCATACTGTATTTCTTTTTGCAACAAGTTATGCTTTTTCATCCAGCTGATCGTTCTTTCCACACCCGCTTTATCCGGCAGCTGTGGTAAAGTAAAATGCAGTGCCAGCGGGTGTTCCCGGCTGTCCATTACTTCTTGGGGGACACGTGCCTTTTCTACAATTAACTCAGCATACTGACGTGGGTCCTCTTGTAAATCTTCCACCGCTTTAGTGTAGGCACGCACTAGTTTTTGTATTCCTTCCAGATTTGTGTCTAAGGCTTTGGGGTGGACAATAATCACTGTTTGGGCAACTGTGTTTTTTGTGTTATCTACTACCACATGTGCACCCTTTATTTCCGCCAGGGTAGCAAGTGGGTCTGGTAAGACAGCCGCTTTCACCTGACCCTGCAGCAGCGCATCCAGCCGGAGAGGCAGCTTAACCATATTGGTTTTTGAGATTTCACCGGGCTGTAAACTCTCAGCTGCCAGTAAATTGTCGGTAATATACTCATTAATGGTGTTTAAAGAAAGGGCTATAGGTACATTTATTAAATCTGTTGGTGTAATGATACCGGAACCGGGTGCTGATAAGATGGCAAACCTGTTTTCACCCGGTGTTGCTCCTTGGCCGACTGAAACTGCCTTTACTTCTGTGCCGCTGTTCACCATAGCAGCCACCGCCAGCAAATCACCTATTCCGGCGTCTATCTTACCGGCAACAAAGGCGCTGTCCCGCTCCAAAGCACTGGGAAAGGGAATTAGCTCTACTTTAATACCCTCAGCTTTAAAGTAACCTTTTTCCTCGGCCAGCCAGAAGGGTAAGTTATCAATAATTGGCATCATACCTACTTTGATAGTGGCAGGCTGAGCACCGGTAGGTGCGGGTTTATTACCGCTGCACCCACTTAAGATGAACAATAGCCCTGTTAATACTAATAATAAAGTTACTGTTGTGCGACGAAAATACATGCTGCTCCCCCTTTGTTTCTATACTAACACGTTATCGTTATTTGACAAAAAACATTAATCTCCTGCAGAAAAATATTTTACGGGGTTTTTAATGTAGCGTCAGTAATTATTTATTCAAAAGAAATACGTAATTTTAAAAACAGGATGCTGCCCCTAAAAGGTAACATCCTGTTTTTATATTGTCAGTTCATTTAAGTGAAATAAATCCAGTAGGTAATAAAAAAGAAAATAGCACTCACTATAAGCTAGACATAACGCCCTTGTTTGGGTATTGCGATCTCACTAAAATGACTTGTTAACATATCTAAATGGTTTGTCAATTCTTCGTCTTTCATTGGCTGCCCGTGACTTGGGATTACCAGTGAAGGTCTTAAGTCCCTAAGGCGTTTTATGGAATTTTCAGCTGCTTTCCAATCGGTAGTGAGGTATGCAGGAGGACCGCTTATTTGCTCATTCTGCATGATAACAGAAGTAAGAAACTCTTGTTTTACAATAGTAAAGGTATCGCCCGCTAAAAGCACACTGTCTTTTTCACGGAACAGAGAAATATGTCCTTCAGTATGACCGGGTGTGTGTATCCATTTCCAACCGGGCATACC
Encoded proteins:
- a CDS encoding ABC transporter substrate-binding protein encodes the protein MYFRRTTVTLLLVLTGLLFILSGCSGNKPAPTGAQPATIKVGMMPIIDNLPFWLAEEKGYFKAEGIKVELIPFPSALERDSAFVAGKIDAGIGDLLAVAAMVNSGTEVKAVSVGQGATPGENRFAILSAPGSGIITPTDLINVPIALSLNTINEYITDNLLAAESLQPGEISKTNMVKLPLRLDALLQGQVKAAVLPDPLATLAEIKGAHVVVDNTKNTVAQTVIIVHPKALDTNLEGIQKLVRAYTKAVEDLQEDPRQYAELIVEKARVPQEVMDSREHPLALHFTLPQLPDKAGVERTISWMKKHNLLQKEIQYDDLVDRRVISK
- a CDS encoding ABC transporter ATP-binding protein; the protein is MVEVNGLSVSYQQQKKEVPALRDVSFTIPRGTTCALIGPSGCGKSTLLYILSGLKKNFTGTVLVNGLPVAPGRKQTALILQDYGLLPWKTVFKNVLLGLEIRGENREQSFSRARQVLTELGLWEMRERYPSQLSGGQRQRVGIARALALEPDLFLMDEPFSALDALTREKLQRQVLEIWKEKRITIVLVTHSIEEAVFLGQKIILLAGQPGQILDIVDNPRVGEPGYRKTAEFHERTSTLREMLVP